A window from Armatimonas rosea encodes these proteins:
- a CDS encoding ABC-F family ATP-binding cassette domain-containing protein — MATLLSAQGIEARSGGRTLFTGLTFGIEDGERLGLIGPNGAGKSTLLKALAGSGQLSGGTISTRRGLQIGYVAQDELFEGEQTVEQALLAGLAGMNQDETEKMISVEIALAQGGFPDRNQKAALLSGGWKKRLAIVQQLLREPDVLFLDEPTNHLDLKGVEWLEGILESPAFAFVVITHDRYFLENTTTKLMDLNSAYAEGFLAVKGGYSDFLEAKSAYMIALGRKQDALESTAKVELAWLRRGARARSTKAKGRIEDAGEVFAELDSVKRRNAEKLAMESGFSASGRQTKELLVGKNLSKTLGGRELFAGLDLVLTPGLKLGLVGENGSGKTTLLRLLMGTLEPDTGTIKRAASLRTIFFSQNRAELDPNLTLRESLSPASDVINYRESTIHVTGWAKKFGFREDQLGSKVALLSGGEQARLAIAKLMLQPADLLILDEPTNDLDLASLGSLEEGMESFPGALILVSHDRFVLDKVCNQVLVLGEGAPNFYADYTQYTESRAAALAPPPKEKAPKAVAAPVAPTAPKAALTASERRELSKIEETIFAAEEKVAEIEAKMLLPEIATNAAELQRLWGEELPKAKANVERLYARWEELEAKQA, encoded by the coding sequence ATGGCGACTTTGTTATCGGCGCAGGGAATCGAGGCTCGGAGTGGGGGGCGGACGCTCTTTACGGGGCTCACGTTTGGCATTGAGGACGGCGAGCGGCTTGGGCTGATTGGCCCGAATGGCGCGGGGAAGTCCACGCTCCTCAAGGCACTGGCGGGGAGTGGGCAGCTGAGCGGGGGGACGATCTCCACGCGGCGGGGGCTCCAGATCGGCTACGTGGCGCAAGACGAGCTGTTCGAGGGAGAGCAGACAGTCGAGCAGGCACTCTTGGCTGGGCTGGCGGGCATGAACCAGGACGAGACCGAGAAGATGATCTCAGTCGAGATCGCGCTGGCGCAAGGCGGCTTCCCGGATCGCAACCAGAAGGCGGCACTACTCTCCGGGGGCTGGAAAAAGCGCCTCGCAATCGTCCAGCAGCTCCTGCGCGAGCCCGATGTCTTGTTTCTCGATGAGCCGACTAACCACCTGGACCTCAAGGGGGTCGAGTGGCTCGAAGGGATTCTGGAGAGTCCGGCGTTTGCCTTTGTGGTCATCACCCACGACCGGTACTTCCTTGAAAACACCACCACCAAGCTCATGGACCTGAACTCTGCCTACGCCGAGGGGTTTCTGGCGGTCAAGGGCGGCTACTCGGACTTTCTGGAGGCAAAGTCGGCCTACATGATCGCACTGGGGCGAAAGCAGGACGCGCTGGAGTCCACGGCAAAGGTGGAGCTGGCGTGGCTGCGGCGTGGCGCACGGGCGCGCTCGACCAAGGCCAAGGGACGCATCGAGGACGCCGGCGAGGTCTTTGCGGAGCTGGACTCGGTCAAGCGGCGCAATGCGGAGAAGCTGGCGATGGAGAGCGGGTTCTCCGCATCGGGGCGCCAGACCAAGGAGCTCCTGGTCGGCAAGAACCTCTCCAAGACCCTAGGCGGCCGCGAGCTCTTTGCGGGGCTGGACTTGGTCCTGACCCCCGGCCTCAAGCTGGGGCTGGTGGGAGAGAACGGGAGCGGTAAGACAACCCTCTTGCGGCTCCTGATGGGGACGCTGGAGCCGGACACGGGGACCATCAAGCGGGCAGCTAGCCTCCGGACGATTTTCTTCTCCCAGAACCGTGCCGAGCTCGACCCCAACCTCACGCTGCGGGAGTCGCTCTCGCCGGCGTCGGACGTGATCAACTACCGCGAGAGCACGATCCATGTGACGGGCTGGGCGAAAAAGTTCGGCTTCCGCGAGGACCAGCTTGGCTCCAAGGTCGCGCTGCTCTCCGGCGGCGAGCAGGCACGCCTCGCGATCGCCAAGCTCATGCTCCAGCCCGCCGATCTCCTGATTCTCGACGAGCCCACCAACGACCTGGACCTCGCCTCGCTCGGCTCCCTGGAAGAGGGGATGGAGAGTTTCCCCGGTGCCCTGATCCTGGTCAGCCACGACCGGTTCGTGCTGGATAAGGTCTGCAACCAGGTCCTGGTCTTGGGTGAGGGTGCCCCCAACTTCTACGCCGACTACACCCAGTACACCGAGAGCCGCGCCGCTGCCCTGGCACCGCCTCCCAAAGAGAAAGCCCCGAAAGCGGTCGCCGCGCCTGTCGCTCCCACGGCTCCTAAGGCTGCTCTCACCGCCAGCGAGCGCCGGGAGCTCTCCAAGATCGAGGAGACCATCTTCGCCGCGGAGGAGAAAGTCGCCGAGATCGAGGCCAAGATGCTCCTCCCCGAGATCGCCACCAACGCCGCCGAGCTCCAGCGTCTCTGGGGCGAAGAGCTGCCCAAAGCCAAGGCCAATGTCGAGCGCCTCTACGCCCGCTGGGAAGAGCTAGAAGCAAAACAAGCCTAG
- the cdd gene encoding cytidine deaminase, producing MTDSLIPLALAARLRAYAPYSNYFVGAAIATDAGVFSGCNVENASYGLCNCAERTAVFSAIAAGARTVMAVVVATRNGGSPCGACRQVLAEFADPSCPVACVDETGTLVLETTVGALLPHAFTPRNLAH from the coding sequence ATGACCGACTCACTTATCCCGCTTGCGCTCGCCGCCCGCCTGCGTGCCTATGCGCCCTACTCCAACTACTTCGTTGGGGCCGCGATTGCCACCGATGCGGGCGTGTTCTCCGGGTGCAATGTGGAGAATGCGAGCTACGGCCTGTGCAACTGCGCCGAGCGCACCGCCGTGTTTTCCGCCATTGCCGCGGGAGCGAGAACCGTCATGGCGGTCGTGGTCGCCACCCGGAACGGGGGCTCGCCCTGCGGCGCGTGCCGTCAGGTCCTCGCCGAGTTCGCCGACCCTAGCTGCCCGGTCGCCTGCGTGGACGAGACCGGGACGCTCGTGCTAGAGACAACTGTGGGTGCGCTTCTGCCCCATGCCTTTACGCCACGGAACCTCGCGCACTAA
- a CDS encoding tetratricopeptide repeat protein — protein sequence MQKPTSSSPPPPTAQQKASVLFNQAIQATRQGKLAQAEKLYRQMLEQDPKATVGWMNLALLLGQQKRHDEAIATAQKAVRLEPKEGLYKATLASLEWNAGRTDEAIVSAKEALAVAPKSLDALRTLGGALVSQKRFADAVPYLKTWAELQPKDPAPLGALATIQVQAKLPTDALVTLRTMTKRFPKEANAFLMRADLAGRLATERKDKKLFLEARDSYSRAFTLNPKNLQAGYNAAVSADQAGEHSEALMLLEKLRERFPNAAMVRHSLALAYLRDTRRTPGDRVALGLKEAEAAVGREPKNPDYAATLGYMVLSQGSSKELGQRAAKVFEGALKLDPKNIRAKQGLAESYLVQSEWEKALPLLKEQLAAQPDDDTLRHRLAATLQAAGRRSEAAVELRTIAKRNPKDTKTLKDLARLFEQDGQPDEAEKTLEEARQRDPQDLETQLAQAGLATRRKQYEKALLAYNAVLAKQPANADAHAGLIGVYDAQENKTEALAARERWVKADPKNNQARYELGLLYSNQGRDDDALRMLRSLTLRQGDPNRDLYRQALPEFYRRKNRFAEEASELRHLTTEEPTNDAFRLRLAEALERAGKPSEAEETYKTLIARAPTNDLRYNLALIGLHERTGKVDQAIQELEELIAIRTSSVEARTQLIRMRKEQKRPELAVDFFEKVALSEAGQPNILLCRALDELCQELKLPERYLAFTQKSLEVYPKSNLAWKRRGQSLDAAKRYSESVAAFEKAGELDTRDPEAPFLLGRLQEAQGKKAEAIAAYTASIKRQRTDPAVDALKRLGAPVPK from the coding sequence ATGCAGAAACCTACGTCTTCGTCGCCGCCCCCGCCCACAGCCCAGCAAAAAGCCAGTGTGCTCTTCAACCAGGCCATTCAAGCCACGCGTCAGGGAAAGCTCGCGCAGGCAGAGAAGCTCTACCGCCAGATGCTGGAGCAGGACCCCAAGGCCACCGTGGGCTGGATGAACCTGGCACTTCTCTTGGGACAACAAAAACGCCACGACGAAGCCATTGCGACCGCGCAGAAGGCAGTTCGACTGGAGCCCAAGGAGGGCCTCTACAAAGCGACCTTAGCGAGCTTGGAGTGGAACGCGGGCCGCACCGACGAGGCCATTGTCTCGGCCAAAGAGGCGCTAGCGGTCGCGCCCAAGAGCCTGGATGCCCTGCGGACACTCGGTGGGGCTCTGGTCTCCCAGAAACGCTTCGCCGACGCCGTCCCCTACCTCAAGACCTGGGCCGAGCTCCAGCCTAAAGACCCCGCGCCGCTGGGGGCGCTCGCCACGATTCAGGTCCAGGCAAAGCTGCCCACGGATGCCCTAGTCACCCTTCGGACCATGACCAAGCGCTTTCCCAAGGAAGCCAATGCGTTTCTGATGCGCGCGGATCTGGCGGGGCGGCTGGCGACCGAGCGGAAAGACAAGAAGCTGTTTCTAGAGGCGCGCGATAGCTACTCCCGCGCCTTCACGCTCAATCCCAAGAACCTCCAGGCGGGCTACAATGCGGCGGTCTCCGCCGACCAAGCCGGGGAGCACTCCGAGGCGCTCATGCTTCTGGAGAAGCTCCGGGAGCGCTTCCCCAACGCCGCGATGGTGCGCCATAGCCTCGCGCTAGCCTATCTCCGCGACACGCGGCGCACCCCCGGCGACCGGGTGGCACTGGGGCTGAAAGAGGCCGAGGCCGCTGTCGGCCGAGAGCCCAAGAACCCGGACTATGCCGCGACCCTGGGCTACATGGTGCTCTCACAGGGCAGCTCCAAGGAGCTGGGGCAGCGGGCTGCAAAGGTCTTTGAGGGTGCCCTCAAGCTCGATCCCAAGAATATCCGTGCCAAGCAGGGGCTGGCAGAGTCGTATCTGGTGCAGTCCGAGTGGGAGAAAGCCCTGCCCCTGCTCAAGGAACAGCTAGCTGCACAGCCCGACGACGACACGCTGCGACACCGGCTGGCGGCGACGCTCCAGGCCGCCGGCAGGCGCTCTGAGGCGGCGGTCGAGCTCAGGACGATCGCCAAGCGCAATCCTAAGGACACCAAGACTCTCAAGGACCTTGCACGCCTCTTTGAGCAGGATGGCCAGCCCGACGAAGCCGAGAAGACGCTGGAGGAGGCCCGGCAGCGCGACCCACAGGACCTGGAGACCCAGCTTGCACAGGCGGGCCTGGCCACGCGGCGGAAGCAGTACGAGAAAGCGCTCCTTGCCTACAACGCCGTGCTCGCAAAGCAGCCCGCCAACGCAGACGCGCACGCCGGTCTCATCGGTGTCTACGATGCGCAGGAGAATAAGACGGAGGCGCTGGCGGCTCGGGAGCGCTGGGTCAAGGCCGATCCCAAGAACAACCAGGCACGCTATGAGCTGGGGCTGCTCTACTCCAACCAGGGCCGCGACGACGACGCGTTGCGGATGCTGCGCTCTCTCACCCTACGCCAGGGCGACCCCAACCGCGATCTCTACCGCCAAGCGCTCCCCGAGTTCTACCGCCGGAAGAACCGCTTCGCCGAGGAGGCCAGTGAGCTGCGGCATCTCACGACCGAGGAGCCCACCAACGACGCCTTTCGTTTGCGGCTCGCGGAGGCCCTGGAGCGTGCGGGGAAGCCAAGTGAAGCCGAGGAGACCTACAAGACCCTGATCGCCCGTGCGCCCACCAACGACCTGCGCTACAACCTGGCGCTCATTGGCCTGCACGAGCGGACCGGGAAGGTCGACCAGGCAATCCAGGAGCTTGAGGAGCTCATCGCGATACGCACGAGCTCTGTCGAGGCGCGCACCCAGCTGATCCGGATGCGCAAGGAGCAAAAACGCCCCGAGCTCGCAGTCGATTTCTTTGAGAAGGTCGCCTTGAGCGAGGCAGGACAGCCCAATATCCTGCTCTGCCGCGCTCTGGATGAGCTGTGCCAAGAGCTGAAGCTGCCCGAGCGCTACCTTGCCTTTACCCAGAAGTCCCTTGAGGTCTATCCCAAGAGCAACCTCGCCTGGAAGCGTCGGGGTCAGTCCCTAGACGCAGCCAAGCGCTATTCGGAGTCTGTGGCCGCGTTTGAGAAGGCCGGTGAGCTCGATACGCGTGACCCGGAGGCCCCGTTTCTGCTCGGGCGGCTTCAGGAGGCGCAGGGCAAGAAGGCAGAGGCCATCGCTGCCTACACCGCCTCAATAAAACGACAGCGCACCGACCCTGCGGTCGATGCGCTGAAGCGGCTTGGAGCGCCAGTGCCGAAGTAG
- a CDS encoding M50 family metallopeptidase has protein sequence MKANTTRSILLGAVLTIALSFVPYAGFLTYPARLFVTFIHEGGHALAALLTGGLPTALGVSPDGSGVTLTRGGVGAVINAAGYLGATLFGALILAGLRRGIAPKRLLTVMGACVALTLPLAVFGLASAPGAWFALVTGVPIAGALLLAAKKLARPNQELLVGFLGVQCVLNAFYDLKTLFLLSAQTNVHTDAMNMQQATWIPAIVWASLWMVSAVVILIGLVIRPMLRDLKTV, from the coding sequence ATGAAAGCCAATACAACCCGTAGTATCCTCTTGGGGGCCGTTCTGACAATCGCGCTCTCGTTTGTCCCGTATGCCGGTTTCCTGACCTACCCTGCGCGTCTCTTTGTGACCTTTATCCATGAAGGCGGTCATGCGCTGGCGGCGCTCCTCACTGGGGGGCTGCCCACGGCGCTGGGAGTCTCACCGGATGGCTCTGGGGTTACCCTGACCCGTGGCGGCGTCGGGGCGGTGATCAATGCGGCGGGCTATCTTGGGGCGACCCTCTTTGGTGCCCTGATCCTCGCTGGTCTCCGCCGTGGCATCGCGCCCAAGCGGCTCTTGACGGTTATGGGAGCCTGTGTCGCGCTGACCCTTCCCTTGGCGGTTTTTGGGCTGGCGAGCGCTCCTGGTGCCTGGTTTGCCCTGGTGACCGGTGTGCCGATCGCTGGAGCGCTCCTGCTAGCGGCGAAGAAGCTCGCTCGGCCTAACCAGGAGCTGCTGGTCGGGTTTCTGGGGGTGCAGTGCGTCCTCAACGCCTTCTACGACCTCAAGACGCTCTTCCTGCTCTCCGCCCAGACCAATGTCCACACCGATGCCATGAACATGCAGCAGGCGACCTGGATTCCTGCGATTGTCTGGGCGAGCCTCTGGATGGTCAGTGCGGTCGTGATCCTGATCGGGCTGGTGATTCGCCCCATGCTCCGCGATCTTAAGACCGTCTGA
- a CDS encoding SPOR domain-containing protein: MDCESLKKRLDEAGCSESNYSIGCRNDDTFALEKFGDEWWVFYTERGSVSDPEFRSESEDAACAYLWEKMQHIRHDHLVGTFSDPDEAREFVAWLERQGLAHSYNPIPEPVVTPTMHRIFVHGTAVFAVRKFFPNLPIRRWKAGT, from the coding sequence GTGGACTGCGAGTCACTAAAAAAACGATTAGATGAGGCGGGGTGCTCCGAGTCGAACTACAGTATTGGGTGCCGCAACGACGATACCTTTGCGCTGGAGAAGTTCGGCGACGAGTGGTGGGTTTTCTACACCGAGCGCGGTAGCGTGAGCGATCCTGAGTTTCGCTCGGAGAGTGAAGACGCCGCCTGCGCGTATCTCTGGGAGAAGATGCAGCACATCCGCCACGATCACTTAGTAGGAACCTTCTCCGACCCCGATGAAGCACGGGAGTTTGTCGCATGGCTGGAGCGCCAGGGGCTCGCCCACTCCTACAATCCCATACCGGAGCCCGTCGTCACCCCGACGATGCACCGTATCTTTGTTCACGGCACGGCGGTCTTTGCGGTGCGAAAGTTCTTTCCAAATCTCCCTATCCGGCGCTGGAAGGCTGGCACATAG
- a CDS encoding DNA polymerase domain-containing protein → MPVPALDKIHLDAALNGLDTTPRLVAVETTQDSATLLSRDRDGVVHQETVPFIPWLIQRDERFLPQGEEVLLEGEGYSRLVRFPSWRAYLDARQILRDERRDFLQYGSPQKQFLLGTGRTLFKGMAFTEVRRMQVDIETTTFTPNEPDARIFLIACSDNVGNEELLFGEERDMLWALNHLVAEWDPDIIEGHNIYGFDLPWIRARAKALHIALPWGRDQSEIGVGNERNCAMGANTRPFIPHFIWGRHVLDTLFQTQRFDVARGEISSYNLKECARTYHIAEPDRVYIPHDEIASLWRTDPERVKAYTLGDVRETRRLAEIVTPTEFYSTQMVPDVFQSVAVTGSGEKINSVFVRAYLQAGHAIPRQQPSQPYGGGYTEMRLAGLLRGIVKADVESLYPSIMLNYNVSSSSDTLGLFLPLLKELTRRRLMAKRKAKDYEAAQNQIASAYWDGLQGSYKLLINSFYGYLGAPFYFNDYTAAARVTEIGQVIVKQIAEELENRGATVIEIDTDGVYFQAPDGITGLAAEEAFIGEIGATLPEGIRLAFDGRYQVMLSLKAKNYVLVSYEGKKTFKGSSLRSRADEKFGKKFLYEAVDYLLNDDRAGLSARYKELLDAIENRTLGIEEISRRERVTDKTFTSDAKKRNAEAMAGLTVGDYAIIYQREGDKALVSAENYNHDEDIEYYQTKLYKFALRLEAAIGEDFEKLCPKPLTGAKRKAAEDAKHQMSLFEL, encoded by the coding sequence GTGCCCGTACCCGCTCTGGATAAAATTCACCTCGATGCTGCCTTAAATGGGCTCGATACCACCCCGCGGCTGGTGGCGGTGGAGACGACTCAAGATAGCGCGACCTTACTCTCGCGAGATCGCGACGGAGTGGTGCACCAAGAGACGGTTCCGTTTATCCCGTGGCTGATCCAGCGCGACGAGCGCTTTTTGCCACAGGGGGAAGAGGTGCTTCTCGAGGGCGAGGGCTACAGCCGGCTCGTGCGCTTCCCGAGCTGGCGTGCCTACCTGGATGCGCGGCAGATCCTGCGCGACGAGCGCCGGGACTTTCTCCAGTATGGCTCGCCGCAGAAACAGTTCTTGCTCGGGACGGGGCGGACGCTCTTCAAGGGCATGGCCTTCACCGAGGTGCGCCGGATGCAGGTGGATATCGAGACCACCACGTTTACCCCAAACGAGCCCGACGCCCGCATCTTCCTGATCGCCTGCTCGGATAATGTGGGCAACGAGGAGCTGCTCTTTGGCGAGGAGCGAGATATGCTCTGGGCGCTCAATCACTTAGTCGCGGAGTGGGACCCAGATATTATCGAGGGCCACAATATCTACGGCTTCGATCTCCCCTGGATTCGGGCGCGGGCAAAGGCGCTGCATATCGCGCTCCCGTGGGGCCGCGACCAGTCCGAGATCGGGGTGGGCAACGAGCGCAACTGTGCGATGGGAGCCAACACGCGCCCCTTTATTCCGCACTTTATCTGGGGACGCCACGTGCTGGACACGCTCTTCCAGACCCAGCGCTTCGATGTGGCCCGCGGGGAGATCAGCTCCTACAACCTCAAGGAGTGCGCCCGCACCTACCATATCGCCGAGCCCGACCGGGTCTACATCCCCCACGATGAGATCGCGTCGCTCTGGCGCACGGACCCGGAGCGGGTGAAGGCCTACACGCTCGGAGATGTGCGCGAGACCCGGCGCCTCGCGGAGATCGTCACGCCCACAGAGTTCTACTCCACCCAGATGGTGCCCGATGTCTTTCAGTCCGTGGCGGTGACCGGGAGCGGAGAGAAGATCAACTCGGTCTTTGTGCGGGCGTACCTGCAAGCGGGCCACGCGATCCCACGCCAGCAGCCCAGCCAGCCCTACGGCGGCGGCTACACCGAGATGCGCCTCGCGGGCCTGCTCCGCGGGATCGTCAAGGCGGATGTCGAGAGCCTCTACCCGAGCATCATGCTCAACTACAATGTCAGTAGTAGCTCGGACACCCTCGGGCTCTTTCTGCCACTTCTGAAGGAGCTGACGCGCCGCCGCCTGATGGCAAAGCGCAAGGCCAAGGACTACGAGGCCGCCCAAAACCAGATTGCATCGGCGTACTGGGATGGCCTCCAGGGCTCCTACAAGCTGCTCATCAACTCGTTCTACGGCTACCTGGGTGCCCCGTTCTACTTCAACGACTACACCGCCGCCGCAAGAGTGACCGAGATCGGGCAGGTGATTGTCAAGCAGATCGCCGAGGAGCTGGAAAACCGCGGCGCGACCGTGATCGAGATCGACACGGATGGGGTCTACTTCCAGGCACCCGACGGCATCACGGGCCTGGCGGCGGAAGAGGCGTTTATCGGCGAGATCGGCGCGACCCTGCCGGAGGGAATCCGCCTCGCCTTCGATGGCCGCTACCAGGTGATGCTCTCGCTCAAGGCCAAGAACTACGTGCTGGTGAGCTATGAGGGCAAGAAGACCTTCAAGGGCTCCAGCCTTCGCTCGCGCGCCGATGAGAAGTTCGGGAAAAAGTTCCTCTACGAAGCCGTGGACTACCTCCTCAACGACGACCGTGCGGGGCTCTCGGCGCGCTACAAAGAGCTCTTGGATGCCATCGAGAACCGGACTCTTGGGATCGAGGAGATCTCCCGCCGCGAGCGGGTGACCGACAAGACCTTCACCAGCGATGCCAAGAAGCGCAACGCCGAGGCGATGGCCGGCCTGACGGTCGGGGACTACGCGATTATCTACCAGCGCGAGGGCGATAAGGCGCTGGTCTCGGCAGAGAACTACAACCACGACGAAGACATCGAATACTACCAGACCAAGCTCTACAAGTTCGCCCTCCGCCTGGAAGCCGCGATTGGGGAGGACTTCGAGAAGCTCTGCCCCAAGCCCCTCACCGGCGCAAAACGCAAGGCCGCCGAAGATGCCAAGCACCAGATGAGCCTCTTCGAGCTCTAG
- a CDS encoding DUF1559 domain-containing protein: MKVMQKVLRGFTLIELLVVIAIIAILAAILFPVFAQAREKARQTACLSNMKQLTLGMVMYAQDYDENFPGWQWDRCYSAGSDPTCVNNGGGLWHNAIFPYVKSAGVYSCPSDARQAGVKTNYSGWFNMATVKGFPRELWDPITQKGAPISYGASEPLTYSYPSLASIGRPADTYILGDMVTTLSGWEGWDQWVQIANNPTHPGWTAAGQPANWSRWRLMRTAYPKADACISTYWGNNAVWQGPFDPAWDKCAQHSAQGNNIGFADGHVKYTQTARCTIQLYGIVNN; the protein is encoded by the coding sequence ATGAAAGTTATGCAGAAAGTACTGCGTGGTTTTACACTGATCGAGTTGCTTGTTGTCATCGCGATCATTGCCATCCTTGCCGCAATCCTTTTCCCTGTCTTTGCCCAGGCCCGGGAGAAAGCTCGACAGACGGCCTGTCTCTCGAATATGAAGCAGCTGACACTGGGCATGGTCATGTATGCACAGGACTACGATGAGAACTTTCCGGGCTGGCAGTGGGATCGCTGCTACTCTGCCGGTTCAGACCCGACCTGTGTCAACAACGGTGGTGGTCTTTGGCACAACGCGATCTTCCCCTACGTGAAGAGTGCCGGTGTCTATTCCTGTCCCAGCGATGCACGTCAGGCGGGCGTGAAGACCAACTACTCTGGCTGGTTCAACATGGCCACGGTCAAGGGCTTCCCCAGGGAGCTCTGGGATCCCATCACCCAGAAGGGTGCCCCCATCTCCTACGGTGCAAGTGAGCCCCTCACGTATAGCTATCCGTCACTGGCCAGCATTGGCCGGCCCGCCGATACCTATATTCTTGGGGATATGGTGACGACACTCTCGGGCTGGGAGGGCTGGGACCAGTGGGTTCAGATCGCCAACAACCCGACGCACCCTGGCTGGACCGCCGCGGGCCAGCCGGCCAACTGGAGCCGATGGCGCCTGATGCGTACTGCCTACCCCAAGGCCGATGCCTGTATCTCCACCTACTGGGGAAACAACGCGGTCTGGCAGGGACCGTTTGACCCGGCCTGGGACAAGTGTGCACAGCACTCCGCACAGGGCAACAACATTGGCTTTGCCGATGGCCACGTGAAGTACACCCAGACCGCACGCTGTACCATCCAGCTCTACGGTATCGTCAACAACTAA
- a CDS encoding tetratricopeptide repeat protein — translation MRCAALVLGLLCLGCRLTPAPSASLGSSPLPSTTPLPTPTPLPLSPALTEKLSDAASRLRAQDASALTALLALESDAKNSAVLSEQLAGLYEELDFTDKLYTLALQATRLDPQYSPGFVRLGRVEQYLGYFDQAEKHLREAVRLAPHSSDAQLAYGLYFQHEAKWPDAERCLKAACDADPATWQLAIVYSQILVQEGKFDLALQAIDTARKVAPDKQMLVFQRAITLAEQATALEKSGQGAQAAALRQEARPAAEQAILKLAQSGPSWFHLSKLRQAMGDQTGALEALEKAHALAPGYLNTRYVFAQALLRQGQRERAQKLLTDDAAQKRQSDRYQQLALGVGQAPDDSEKRRAFARYCQEHRLINRALFEWEQLLQRKPTDPEATQQVKTLTAQRLKDMTQ, via the coding sequence ATGCGCTGTGCGGCTCTTGTCCTAGGTCTCCTCTGTCTTGGGTGCCGGCTGACGCCAGCACCCTCTGCCTCTCTTGGGAGCTCCCCCCTCCCTTCCACCACACCGCTCCCAACCCCAACACCTCTACCGCTGAGCCCAGCCCTCACGGAGAAGCTGAGCGATGCCGCCAGCCGCCTGCGCGCCCAAGACGCGTCGGCGCTGACTGCCCTTTTGGCCCTTGAGAGTGATGCCAAGAACTCTGCCGTCTTGAGTGAGCAGCTTGCCGGGCTCTACGAGGAGCTTGACTTCACCGACAAGCTCTACACCCTGGCCCTCCAAGCAACCCGTCTTGACCCGCAGTACTCCCCCGGCTTTGTGCGGCTTGGCCGCGTGGAGCAGTACCTGGGTTACTTCGACCAAGCAGAAAAGCACCTGCGCGAAGCCGTGCGCCTTGCCCCCCACTCCTCGGATGCCCAGCTCGCCTATGGCCTCTACTTTCAGCACGAGGCCAAGTGGCCCGACGCAGAGCGCTGCCTGAAGGCCGCCTGCGACGCCGACCCCGCCACGTGGCAGCTCGCCATTGTCTACAGCCAGATCCTGGTGCAGGAAGGAAAGTTCGACCTCGCGCTTCAGGCGATCGACACCGCCCGCAAGGTCGCGCCCGACAAGCAGATGCTTGTCTTTCAGCGCGCGATCACCCTCGCCGAGCAGGCAACCGCCCTCGAAAAATCCGGTCAGGGCGCGCAGGCAGCAGCACTGCGGCAAGAGGCACGCCCCGCCGCGGAGCAGGCCATTCTCAAGCTCGCCCAGTCCGGGCCGAGCTGGTTTCACCTGAGCAAGCTTCGCCAAGCGATGGGGGACCAAACCGGAGCGCTTGAGGCGCTGGAGAAGGCCCATGCGCTCGCCCCCGGCTACCTCAACACACGCTATGTCTTTGCCCAAGCCTTGCTCCGCCAGGGCCAGCGGGAGCGTGCCCAGAAGCTCCTCACCGACGATGCCGCGCAGAAAAGACAGTCGGATCGCTATCAGCAGCTTGCGCTCGGGGTGGGGCAAGCCCCCGACGATAGCGAGAAGCGCCGCGCCTTTGCTCGGTACTGCCAGGAGCACCGCCTGATCAACCGAGCGCTCTTTGAGTGGGAGCAGCTCCTCCAGCGCAAGCCCACTGACCCAGAGGCGACCCAGCAAGTAAAGACCCTCACGGCACAGCGCCTCAAGGATATGACACAATAA